The nucleotide sequence TACCAATTCATTAGCATGATATAGTATATGATGATACGACTGCGAAATACTTTATCCATAGCAAAAATTGTCCGCAGTTGTCACCAACactcaaattttcaacatctgTTTCTAGTACGATCCTCAGCTAGCAAGTGCTTTCACAGAGAGAAACTAACTTCTAACCTACGGCTAAGGCATTCACCAAAACTGATAAATCCACTATTTACAAATGCAAGAGGTCGCTACAAAACCAGCACTCGATTGTACTCCACCTTCGACCATTCAAAAGTACCAACGAGAGAATTTTTAGGCAGCTTCCTAGATCATGAATATGCAGAAGCAAGCTCGCTAATATTCGATGAAGAGAAGAGAAATCAATACCTTACTAATCTCGGTCGATTGTCTGCAGAGCTGGTTCCTCGAGTAACTATGGATTTTTATAGGGTGGTCGAGGCTTCGTTTGAGTTTCCAGATGAGGGATTTGAGTTCATCACACAATTTTGGAGAGCCCTGAATCAATTAGAGAATGAGAATTTGCTCGAATTAATAAGGCGCATTTTGGGCCAAAGAGAACGATTGCtatcattgattttgagtACAGGTCGTTTTCATGTATATGAAAATTTAGTTCTTCCATCTATACAAAAGCTTGTACCGAGTGACGAGCTCAACTTTTTGGATGAGGTGACTAGAATCTTGGGGCTACAAAGATCCCCATCAGGTCTATTTCAATACGATAAGGAGAGTGTGTTGTCATTGTTGACGAGCGGCGATATAACTAAGAGTGAAAAAAGAGATGTAGTGAAAATCCTTGTTGCAAATTCCTTAACTGCAGGTAGTGGTCATGTTTCCAGAATGCATTcgattgaaatttttgtaaagtATGCAAAGATAATCGAAGGTGATGGTTGGTTTACCAGTGAGATTTCATCAGAATATGATGCACTTTTTCAATCTGTTGGTATTCCTTCCAGTGAGGATAAATTTGACGACTACTTTCAGGAAGtcatcaaaattgttgaaaatcatTATAATGTGTTTGTTGCTTATAAATTTTTGACTAATATTATGCGGAACCTTTCAGAAAAGGCACCATTTGTGACCTATCGattatttgaattcaaatcagCACAATGGAGACAAAGAAATCTTCTCAAAAGAGAAGTTTTGAACTACTTAGATCTTGCATACGCTATGAAGGCTTGCTTGAGGCTTGACGAGAATAAAATTTACGAAAtatatttgcaaaatgaaGAACTTcatgatgatgaatcacAGGAAGCCATTTTTCTCGATCTTTGTGTGCAACATAAAGATTGGAAATCACTACAGGATAGATTCGAGAACATGTATGGGAAAGGAAATCTACCGGACACAGTTCATTACGGAATTACGATGCAAGCATTAGAATTTCTTGAAGCTGATGGtgaattggaaagattATACGAGCAAATTTTAGAACGTGGTTTAAAGATGAATGCAGCTATTTTTATCGCTAGGATGAAAGCCAAgataagaagaagaaaccaGAAGGAAGTTGAAGCTATATTTGAGGATTATATATCTTTGGTCTTACAAAAGAGGGCAGATAAGGATGGTATATCGCACTTATTTCCCtttgttttgcaactaTCTTTCTTGGATGGAGATAATAGGTCGGTTTTGGCAACACTTCAGGCGTACCTCGAGAGGGAAGGAAAGCACCAACTTCTTATTGTATCAGGTAAAGCTTTGGGGTTAGTTGCGCGTCATTTTTCCCAAAACTGCGCTTTGGGGGATTTAAACAAACTTTTTGGAATTGCAGAACGTTTCcataaatttgataatgacTTTGCATGTAGCTTGATCGACGCATATTCCAAACTTGGACAATATGCAAAAGCTGACGATGTTGCATATCTTGCCCATGGCCGAACAAATCCACCATTCTCAGATTTGCAAATTTATGCATCTCAGTTGaagaatcatcaaaaatggCGCCGTCTGTATATTTCCGGAAGCATTAAACGATACaataatatcaaaacaaactaCATTGTTTCATTGGCTTTACAATCTGAATTTTCGATATTTCAATCGGGTTTTGGTGGTGTAGATTTTTTGAGTTCAATAATGGATGCTTTACGAGAGAACGCAATAGACTACTCACAAGCTAATTCATTAAGATACCTTCAAGGAAGACCCATAAAAACGATAAATAGTCTTTTAAGGAGACAAATTGCGAATCGTATGCGACTAGATGAAAGGTTGTACTTGCCGCtaatgaaacaaaatttggtGTATCAAAACTACAAACCATTGAACgtgatgaaaatttttaatgAGATGAACCAAAGGAGGGTGTTGGTGACTGCGAAGTCCTATATACATGTGATGAGAGCGATGAGATCATTGGATAAGAAGTATGATAGAAGCTACAAAAATAGTgctgaattgttgaaacaaatgcTCCAGTTGTATGGGTTTGATGCGGAAaagtcaaaatcaaatcctAGACTTGACTTTAAGAATGACAGTGTCTTAATATGCGatattttgataaagtatGTGCAGTCTGTTGGACTAAAGAAGGGAAGTAACTTATTTTCTCGATTCGTATTATTTTGTGAAAGGGCCTATGATGGTAAATTACCACTTGAATTGAGAGCCAAAATTGACTACTTCTTGACAATATGTTACAAGGAAGTCAATAGCATTGAATATGGTCCTTTCTTGGAGCAAAAGTTTGAAGTTTACCTGAACATGATTTCTGAGTATGTTCAAGAGATGGGGAACGGTGATGATGCATCAATCCCACCTGTCCTCAATGAAGCATCAAGCTATTTTACTATACAACGAATGAGATACCTCATCAACGAGAATGCATTTGGAGTGGAACAGCAGAAGGAGATAATTAATGTGCTACAAATGGGACTTCAGCCAAACATATTTGATTACAACTACATAATTTCCTATTTTTTGAAGCAAGCACCTTTAGTGCATTTTGCCAAAACTATGGAGATCATTGAGAAGTATTTGATAACGGGAAACCTATCACAACTCAAGTTATACCGAGAGAAGAAGCTATGCTATAAAATCTGCATGGTCTATTTATGCGACGTTTACGATGAACAAATAGTTGCTGAAAATTATAAAATCCTTTCTGATTATTTTGGTATAAAGTCATTGAATAAAGTAAGAGCTCGATCGAAAATGATAGGATGcctcaatttcttgaaaagCTCATCCGGGAGATTGTTCAACATTAAGTCAGACCCCTATGGATCTCGTTCAATGAATCAGTTCAACTTTATTGACTACTTTAATCCAGCTCGTGATCTCAACAACGAGCCAAAGCTTTTCAATGAAACTTCAAGGTTACTAGTTCAAGCAGTTTCTGAGCACTGCAAGAGAAACAAGGGTAGAAAAGCCTCATTTGCAGGCCGGTATCCCAAAATATCCACTTTCTGTAAATCAGACCTAaattattattcaaaattgaccGCCTTTAATGGTAAAATTGATTATTTGAATTCGTCGCAAGATACGAGACTACGAAGGACAAAGGATGTATTAAGGGAATTACTATTCAACCATAACAATACTAAAATATTTATACCAAACACCACCAACGCTGTGGGAAAAGTTGACAGAACCTCTAGCTGAGTATTTACAGCCAAGAATATTcttgtatatatatgtatattaACACGATATAGATCATTAATTTTGCATTACTGCTTTTTATTCTCATTTTGTGGAAATTCGAAATGGCCAACATTTGAAGTTTCCCCAAATATCAATGGCCCTATATGTGGTTGAATATTCCACTCTAATTTGACAGTAGCATTTCTTCCTCTAAAGCTCTTTTCCACGTCCCATACCGAGTATTTTCCCCTTTGGCCCTTCAAGCTTAATTTGGCATCCTTTTTGTCTTTTATAATTTTATCCCAAAAGGTCACCTTGTTTGAACTACCATTGGATTTTCCTGGATACTCCGCTGtcaaataaacaaaaaccTGTTTGGTGttccaattccaaagaTCACTCAAATCTGTGTCTAAATCAAATGATATTTTGACATTCTCTTTCGGCTTTCTGTTAATTGAACCATATTGAAATGAATATTTGACCGATGATTTTGCCTCTATTCCAGaaatggtggtggtattAATAGACCAAACATTATCTCTGTATAATTGAAGTAAAGTCAAGATTATGACTAGTCCCGATAGAATACTAGCTGACGTCAATGCCTGGTTAGCAGCAGACTGCACACGtgttatcaaattgaacatcTCGACTGCAGTAAACTATTCTCCTTAATAATCTTTCGTCGTGCCAAATTTTTACGTGTCGTTTGATAATATGGTAGCGCGGTTGATTATTGTCCAAGCTCACCGAGGAGTGTTTGGAAAATCTTCACAGTAGACAAAGAATCTCGTATCACTTGCTAAATATTCTGCGCAGGCGTTGCTCTGGAgggtttttgaaattgatatcGTTACCATAGTTGCAGTACACAAGGTCACATTCACTTAAGATTTGTATAATATAGAAGAGATACGATACTCAAAGTTCTAAGTAGTGGCTTCAGATTGACTCGGTGTTTAAACTCCGTGTTAGTGCCAATAAGTTCATTTGCGATAAACTCTGATGCCGCACTGTtaaattacacaaaagtgATATCCAAAAGCACCACAATTTGTATCATTGAGAAATCTTTCGACAAATCACATCCAcaattctttctctttatCAACCCAAATTTCCGATATGTCGCTGTTTCTTTCAGAAAAGGAGCCCTTGTTGGCAAGGACAAGGAGGTTGGAAGAGGAGAATGAGATTTCAACTCACACTTCTCTGTCTcacatctttttcaaatctatGTTCAATCCGTTCCAAGCTTGTTTTCCCATAAATTTGATACAATCAACAAGCAGCACATTTATTCAAGAAGGTAATGATGTTATCGATTACTCAGATGACGATGAGCCTTTACCAGATCTACCATCTGAGCAATGTTCCTCTC is from Candida orthopsilosis Co 90-125, chromosome 1 draft sequence and encodes:
- a CDS encoding Spc3 protein (similar to S. cerevisiae Spc3p, a component of the signal peptidase complex required for signal peptidase activity), whose amino-acid sequence is MFNLITRVQSAANQALTSASILSGLVIILTLLQLYRDNVWSINTTTISGIEAKSSVKYSFQYGSINRKPKENVKISFDLDTDLSDLWNWNTKQVFVYLTAEYPGKSNGSSNKVTFWDKIIKDKKDAKLSLKGQRGKYSVWDVEKSFRGRNATVKLEWNIQPHIGPLIFGETSNVGHFEFPQNENKKQ